GCAGAGGTGATAAAACTGCTGTCATCCACTTTATGACTCAGTCCTGAggtatttattgaattatgagAACTGGACAAACGAGAAGAAGCTAAAGAACATCGTGAATTTGGACGATTCAAAGTGCTATATGGGGTAATTAAAGTAGTAGCTCCCTGACACGATGAAGGTGTCAACAAATCTGTTGCCCAAAGACGTTTTGGATTATATACACTACGAGTTACCACTGGTACATGATTTGTTGCAGGTGCTATTCTTCCTTCTGGCCATGATATTCTACAAGATATTATTAGCGCTTCTTCAATCATTGACTGTACTAAATTTTCGGCATAATCGTCTATTAATTGTGGAACTTTTTGTCTCATTAATCGTGCATAGCTAAGGATCGGTGCAGATGAAGATTCAGAGTTAGGAGGAGAAGGGCTATCTTGAAACTCTGGTGGAGGTTTAATAGCTACATCAACCACTTCAACTTCTAGTTTTCCATCAGCATCAGTCCATCCTGGTCCTTTTTTCAATGTATTAAAATTTTCACCACACATACCATCTGAGTAATCAAAAGAATCTTGCGATAAAGATTTACTTTCTATATCGCTTTCTTGCATCTAAAACAAAAGTAAATTATTCACTCGACTTGAAAAAAagtattacatatttttaatatgtactttaAGTCTTGTATGAATATGAACATCATACTGCAATAAGCTATACCTCGATTGCAAGATGTGCTCGAACTGAATCGCTAGAAATGGACCCTCCAATTCCACTGCTACCAAGATCACTGAGAGGTCCAGTAGCGCTTAGTGAACATGACGGTGGAGAGTCCATCTCAAtacttttagtttatttgtTTGTTAAAGGATTTATAGTAGCCAAAATTTTTGGAAGTTCCACATTGTCCCCTATATTGTTATAGCAGAAttcaatattactattaatattttagatattactGGTTAATTGTATAAATCAGCCTAATTGATGAATTAAATTTGGTTTCTCAGTTAAATTAGAATCCTTACCTGAAAATAGCAATTACAAGCAATACGCGAGTGTCTCGTGATCTTCATGTTTATATAAGTACTTGTACTTTTCATATGGTCCATTATGAATAAGAAACTGAAAGGATATTTAAAACAGTTTTATGTTAGAGCAATTTAAATTTACACTTCCACACAACAATTACAAAAATCTTTCTTCTGTGAttcaaaagaaataattatatttatttaatatacttgtttaatgttattacattatttaaagaaaaatttgacttttgaaaaaatgtattttacacGCAAACGCATGtagcgtgcgcgcgcgcgcgcgcacgcataCACACTCacgtttcataaatttttaatatttaacctTCGATTATGTAAATCATATAAATTTTTCTTGAGTAAATTGAATAGTATGAGTGTAcatgaaacaaaaagaatctaTGGAGAAATATATTCTTACGAAAAGCATTAGTACTGTCAAAAGATATACGACATAAAAAAACAATATGTCTTGATATCACTTCATAAAGAAATTTAGACCCACGTTAGCGTAGTACAGACTGAAATTGGGATATCCTTTGGTACAATTCATCTTTTAGCTGTCTATTGtgcaaaatattcgaaatatcttGATCGAGGTACATGCCGTACAATGAGCACTTTAATATCCCGGCAAGGTTGATGTTTGCATCGTAGATAGTAGTGGACTACGTTTGACGTTTCGAAAGTTAGAAGTGGATTTTACGTACTTATGCTAGGTTACTTGCAACTCGTTCGCATTCACGTAATATTTGTCAACGAAGCAAAGTATCAGAAAAACGTCCATCGTTGTCACATAACGTTCGTTCGACAGACAAATCAATATTTAAAAGACAAACGCAAGTCCTTTACGTTACAGTTTACTCCATGTCTGTTCCGTTCCCACATTCCGTCTGTCATGCTGAGGAAGACTTCTATTTGAGTACTTTCCGCGATCGACGATGCATCTCACAAAAGGAGGAACTGCAGCCACCAATGTGGTTGCACAATTCGAAATGGTTTTATGTACGTAGTTAGTCATACATTTTCAAATGGCCAACATtcacaaataaaatataatttgtttAATGCAAAACCatacttatttatacaatttataagAATAAGAATATATAGAAACCTATTACTttcttttacaattattttaaagCAAATTTAAAACGAGTATTCTCTCAAACtaataattttgaataattttggAGACATTCCAACGCGTcgataaaaatatgtaaagcATTTAGCATATTCTATTGCTTAAATGTCACGTGTTgattattcattttattattattatttacaaatttttcttcaattttcaaGTTATTTTACATTATTCCTATTTTTTTGTTAATCTTTTTAAAGTTGTTGTACATGAACCGTTTTAAAAAGTTCCTAGATGAAAATTACTAAACGCAGACAGAGAGGAAATCTCTCTGATGCAGATAAACACGGTATCGATGGTGCTGTCGTGTCGAGTAAATGTATGTTCGATCGTTCAACCAGAGAAGAAATCTCTGTTTCGACTGATAATTACGAattctaatttctaatttacGTGTGTGTATTTCTTGCAACTATGTATAATTGCGCAAGTGTAAAAGGTATGCAAGCATGGCACAGGTGTGCATGAACAATTGCCAAAGTAGTTATAAGATATGTATCTGTACAATCATACACTTGTGAGGCAAAGtgtaaatagaaattaaatattaaaaagtaagttaaaaaattagtattaatttataatttgttaaatttatatCAACATGTTCGTAATATGTTAAGTAAAAAGTATAAAGTAATGCAGTTGTATAAaacaatttgtaaaactgcgaaaaattgtattataaatgttttaaaatCATATGTTTAATGCGAATAGTAGTTTAGCATTTAGTTTGAAATAGTATTATTATtgcgtattttatatttttcttttctttgtgaatttttgttttaatatttttatctgttatttattattttatgtaagtaacaaaatgtaaattttatgtaacaaacaaataaatttgaaaatacaaCTGAAGTTCTTACGTAATGTTCAATCGCAGGTacagaaattaaataaatgaaaatatgttACTGCAACTATTAGCAGATTTTTTGAGCCTTATAACAATAGGCATGTGTTTTGTATTGAAGATTCctcaaattttgaatttattgaCTGCTAAATCAGCAGATCAAATCTCAGTTGTAGGCCTTCTGCTAGAATTAACTAGGTAAGTAAGTTTATCTTGTATATCGTGCATCGATGTTTGTATTTTAACTTagctaaaaaatatatttaaaaaacttTAAATGCTTTTTGCAAGTAAGCTTAATTTGACATTGAATTTCTTACAGCTATACCGTGATGGCTAgttataattttacaaatggTTACTCAATACTATCTTATTTGGAGTATCCTGTTATTCTATTGCAAGAATACATACTAATCTTCCTAGTGCTgaagtatttaaataaaataaatacattctCAATTTTGGTCTCAATACTCTATATTGCCATAAGTATCTCTTTTGCAATGCAACTTATCCCGAAAGTCGTTCTTACGATTTTAGCGGTTAGTTAACCAATAATtaacaataaattaaaaaaaatttaattgataACTCTCCGGTCATCTATTAATTTGTTTTGTAATTGACAGCCACTGTGTACTCCAATTTCTGTCTCAAGTAAAGTCGTTCAATTAGTGGCCATTTTTCGTGCGAAAAATGCGGATACAGTGTCGCCGATTACCTGGTTTATTTCCGCATTTACTAATTTAAGTAAGTTGTAGATAAAAAAAATGTTGATCTCTCTATAGAAATATTTTCCCTCTCTATTTCTCTACCGATGGTTCCCAATAAAAACGTTGATTTCTGTTTACAGCAAGAGTATTTACCATATGGATGGATTCGGCAGACATTCTGCTATTAGGAAATTTTATTATCTCTGTGATCTTAAGTTCAAGTATTATGTTTTCCGCCATTTATTATAGACGGCATCGAGCAAAACAAAATTAAGAAATTCGACAGTGGCGCGATGTTATGAAAACTGATCTAGTCAAAAGTACGTGCCATATTTCTTGCtcaattatttataaatgaaaGGCAACACAATCCTATAACACTATGTACAGGGCGTAAGAAAATGTAAGTGTGCAAGGCACCATAGTGGCGTGATTCTACGCTCGACGAAGTTTTTGCCGTTAGAAACTACTACATAAATTACAACGCGAAGCACTCTTTTTTCGAACGTGTGTTATTTACAGATGCAAATAGTTTTTGAATTAACAGTATCCTCGATCAACAGAATGACAGGAGGGCTGACGGAAATCTCCATGCAATGATGGAAAGTTTTAATCGCTATCAACGTACGAGCAGTAATTATTGGGAACGATATTATTTGGTCCCATTTATTTGTTTACGCCGATAATAAATGCAATATATTTGCAATTATAGGTTATTGCGAATAAAATCAGTTTAACCAATCATCATCAACCAACCATCAGTTTAATCAGTTGAGTACTATGTAATCGCTCTTAGCCGTGAAGTAACTACAGACGAGCACCGTATCGAGAAGGTTGAAAATTATCGAAACTTTAACAATTTTTGCCAATAGAATTGCGGTTGGATCGCGACCTATGGGGTCTATTTAAGATTTCTGATCCTCATGgcgaaaataaaatatgatGTAATAAAAAATCTTTGATCTTGAATTTCAAGGTTAAGatgaattttatataaaccTTTTTTACGAATTTCCACCAATTCGAAAGTGTAGAATCACTCTATTTATGGTGATTTTTACGCTAATTTTTTTTACACCCTGTACTTACACCATTTAATTCTTTCGTCCGTTATACGAACACTAATTCCGTAAAACAGTCATTTGTACGTAACGAGATATTGTATATAGACGAATGCTAAAagtgaataaaaaatgttatcaatagattaaTCATAATCTGAGATTCTTACGACTTCCTTCTCAACCACGTACTGTTCTTCCGATTTAGACttctttgaaaaatattatgcAACTAATTCTCGAGAGAAGAATTTTTAATCGCCTAGACGTCTTCCTAAAACTGCAAGTCCAAGGATAAATACAAGCGTGAAATTAAGAGAACCGTGCGTTTTCGACTGATAGATTTAATCGTTTTGAATAACTATGTACTATGTATCTTGAAATCGGTATCTTCGAAATCGGAAGAACGTTATTCCTCTGGTTTGTTCGCGAATAGACGTACAGTGGCGATCAAAGTGATTCGGCGATCGAGAGAAAGAGTAGACAATAGTTCGTACTGCCGGGCAGAAACAGCATGCACATGTGTAGGGGTACGGAATGGCATATGGTTTCGAAGTGTGTGGACCATCCTTCTAGAGTCGCCACCCCCACTGCCCCTCTACCACAGATCGGCGGTCCTCGATGACCTCCGGCCTGTCAGTCTACATTGAGAAGCTGCCCGGGCTTCATCAACTTCTTCGCGTCTCTCCCGCCGCATTCTCCTCGAAGAAGAAACGAGAGTAAGAGGGGggacagagaaaaagagaaaaggggcCGCGATAGTTTCAAGAAAACACGCCGCGTTAAAGGACGAAACACCAGAGGTGCCGACAGTGGCGGGCTCAATCAGTCCACCGTCAGGATGGCGAGGTGGTTGCTGGTCGTTTCGTTGGCCAGCTTGCTGGTCCATCAAACGAGAAACGAAATCCTGACGCCGCCGTATTTCAATCTGGCCGAGGGCAAGGAGATTATCGCGTCAGCCACGTGTGGCGTCGACACCCCCGGCCCGGAACTCTATTGCAAGCTAGTCGGCGCGAACGCTGATCAGCACGAGGATATTAATCTGATACAGGGTCAGGTTGGTATACGTCTGCGttctctttctatatctttgactTTTACTTAACAACcacttttcttctatttttcttttagttAGTAATCTAAATCGCGAATGAGAAGATACCTTAGGGTATCgcaaaatgtataaaaagaCATACCGAATAAGGACTTAAATTTTAATCACCAAATCCCGAGAGAATCTAAACTAGttattgcaaatatttcgtAAATTTCGATGTACTTTGTTCGTTTCTTAccgaaacgaaagatatttgatatttatctAAGAACGCATGCCGTTTGCTTTGGATCGTTTAGTTGGAATAGACTATGTCGCGGTCTCCAACCAACTTTTATCTATATTTGGTCCTTTGAGTGCAAGAGTTTATCACTCTTTAGGCAACCATCCGCTTGCTCAACTACTTTTTTCCATCTTTATGGAATGAAAATATCTATATAGGGTTTTATAAATCGCGAGCAAAAAGGATCGTAGTCCTAAAAAGAAATTGAGCGTTCTAACTAAAGAGAATTCTAATCTTTGTAAATCGTCATTTTTGatggtataatataatatatattatatagtatatatatttatcgatattttgcgtgtgtgtgcgcgcgagtacatatttttttttatatatattcttttttaaCGCATGAAGATTTATCATCGttatatgtaatttaatatagaTGTTAGTCTTAGTATGCACGTATCAACTTATCGTTGTTGGAATTGCGATAAGGGAAGTTCatacaaattatttatacgAAGAAATGTCAGTGAAATTATACACAAGTTATGCATTTTATTCATCTATTTACCGACACTAAGGATAATTGGTACAAACTACGtgttacatatgtataatacaaCTTTTTGTTCCCTTTAAGATCAAGATTCAAAATATTTAATGCTACTAAAATTACATCAGTGAATCCGGTAGAATCTATTTCGTAATTTTTTACTCGCGTTACCTTTTAAACGTGTgctatatattatactataaatTGCTGTATATCGTAGCAATTTTAATACTATCGCTTGCAATTGTCCAATTATCAAATAAATCTTATTTTATCGGTATCTAAGTACCATTGACGATACTCTGCTCTTTAGTAGGGTTTCTTGGAATCGGTGTAATGCATGCGAGGGGATAATCGTAATATGAACTTTAACGCGAGAGAACAGTTTCCTGgcaaattgtaaatatttttaaagattcgttaaaaaatgtataCAGGTCTGTAATGAATGAAGAGCTTGCCACGATTATTTTATCTTTATCGCTGTTAATGGCTTTGTATTTCTTGGTAGTAGTATATCGCAAAACCGAGTTCTCCTTATCAAGCAGGAAATAATAAATCGGATGACCGATTTCGTAGTCGCGCGATATTTAAAACGACCGATCGTCTTTACATTAACCGGAAAAAGTTACTTTTCCTTTCTCTGCCTGTTCATTTTACGTTCGTTTCGTTCTAATAGCGGACCGCTTCTTACGCTGATCGTAGAGCAATTGATATTATTAGACAATTCATAAATTCGGGATCTCCGAATGGGTCAGTGGCCACTCGATTCTATGGCATTACGTGTATGTATCTATTTATGCGGGCGAAAGAAAATGCCATGTAGACTAGAAGTGAGAGGGCCGATAAGGAGTTACCGATAAGAGTGACCTCTCGATAACACTTGACCATCTTGTCTTTTCAAATTCCGAACCGTCGAACTGGCACGGATGTCCCACaaagatttttaaaaaaatctaATCTGTTCGTAGAAACCTCCGTAAAAATGATTTGATATTGGTCGCGTTTAAAAATCGAACGCGTTACACGGAGAATTAAATcggagaatttttatttaaatttcaagaTCGCACGATTTCTATGTATCGTTGAGATCTTGGACGTGTTAGGTCGTTGaactttatattaataaatatacatacattcgACATACGTGCATACGAGGGTATAGGTGTGAATAAAAAATTACTCCAAATGAACAGCAAGTATGTTTGTCGACTATCGAGATGTCATTATTGAGCGAGGATTTTCCTTTCGTTTCGATGTCCGCTCTACGTTTGAaagtaatttgaaaatttgaggaAGCACGACGATAATAGCGTTCTCGATATGCTAGGTATGCGATTACTGCGATGCGGACAACCCAGAGAAAAAGCATCCACCGGAATATGCAGTGGATGGAATGGAAACCTGGTGGCAATCACCACCGCTTTCCAGAGGAATGAAGTACAACGAAGTGAATCTGACGATCAATTTTGAACAAGTAAGTGTaaacaaaattgtaaattttaacaCGATATTTTATGGATAAGGACGATTATACAGATAACAGATTCCAAGGACGATATGTTTGATCAGTTATTTTCTCCCATTTTTATCGAATCGAACGACCAGATATCGAGAAATAAAAATGAGTAAGCAGAAAGTAAGAGAATCGACGCCAACAGGAAATTATGAGCCTGAAATAATGGTGGAATAAGTATTTTATCTGTAACAAATTGCTTTATCAGGTAGTAGGCGTTTTCCTGCGAAACGGGAAAGAATTATCTTCGCGTCATTTCCTGAGGACAATAGAAAACACGGGTTTCAGGGAGCAGGGTAAATGGTACAGCGAATAGATATT
This portion of the Bombus affinis isolate iyBomAffi1 chromosome 1, iyBomAffi1.2, whole genome shotgun sequence genome encodes:
- the LOC126918881 gene encoding mannose-P-dolichol utilization defect 1 protein homolog, translated to MLLQLLADFLSLITIGMCFVLKIPQILNLLTAKSADQISVVGLLLELTSYTVMASYNFTNGYSILSYLEYPVILLQEYILIFLVLKYLNKINTFSILVSILYIAISISFAMQLIPKVVLTILAPLCTPISVSSKVVQLVAIFRAKNADTVSPITWFISAFTNLTRVFTIWMDSADILLLGNFIISVILSSSIMFSAIYYRRHRAKQN